The Candidatus Acidiferrales bacterium genomic interval GGCGGAGTTCGTTCTCGAGGGCCTTTACGCCCATCGCCGCATCAGCCGGAACGAGGAACGAGGCTTTTTTGCCGAGGAGAAAAAGCGCGTCGAACCGCGGGAAGATTCCCCGCGGCACCGGAGATCGTTTAACTAGCGCCGTTCCAACTATTTGGGGCCATTTTCCGCAAGTCACACGGCATGCTTTATTGATCATGCAGGATCGAGATGTATAGGCTCATGAAGTTGGAACGGCACCAGAGCGGCCTATGAAGTTCATCCGCTATTCGCGTTTTACCGGTCAGGATTGGGACTCCATCAACTTGGAGGAACTTGTCAGCCGCCTTGCCGATTTCTTTCTGCGTAGCGGCTTCGAGCAATCGTTCTACAGCATGAACGAGATGGAGGGTAATCCATCCCTGGAGCAGCTCAAGCAGGCCATCCTCCGCGCCCTGGAGGAGGGCGATCTGATTCCCGCGGAAATGCTCGAGCAGTTGATGCAGGAGGCCGGCGGCAAGCCAAACCCCACTCTCGATCAAATCCTCGAACGGTTGCTGGAGCGGCTCTCGCAGGAGGGATATGTCAGCATTCAAAATCCCGACGAGGTTTCCTACCAGAAGGATGCCCGGGGCGCCGTCGGAAGCGCGCGCCCGGCGGAAGGGGCGGCGCGCTTCGAAATCACTGACAAGACTCTTGACTTCCTGGGTTACAAGACCTTGAAGGAGCTGCTTGGTTCGCTTGGCAAGAGCAGTTTTGGCCGGCACGATACCCGCGACCTCGCTACCGGCATCGAGTCGGGGGGGAGCTCGCGCACCTATCAATTCGGCGACACACTCAACCTCGACATCCCGGCCACACTCTTCAACGCCATGCGACGAAGCGGCATCCAGGTTCCGCTTGACCTCGATTACCCTGACCTGATGGTTCATCAAGCGGAATATCAAAGCTCCTGCGCAACCGTCTTGATGCTCGACTGCAGCCACAGCATGATCCTGTATGGAGAGGATCGGTTCACCCCCGCCAAGCGGGTGGCGCTGGCTCTCGCTCATCTCATTCGCACGCAATTCCCCGGTGATTCCCTGCACCTGGTGCTCTTCCATGACAGCGCCGAGGAAATGCCACTCTCTCAGCTTGCCCG includes:
- a CDS encoding VWA domain-containing protein, with amino-acid sequence MKFIRYSRFTGQDWDSINLEELVSRLADFFLRSGFEQSFYSMNEMEGNPSLEQLKQAILRALEEGDLIPAEMLEQLMQEAGGKPNPTLDQILERLLERLSQEGYVSIQNPDEVSYQKDARGAVGSARPAEGAARFEITDKTLDFLGYKTLKELLGSLGKSSFGRHDTRDLATGIESGGSSRTYQFGDTLNLDIPATLFNAMRRSGIQVPLDLDYPDLMVHQAEYQSSCATVLMLDCSHSMILYGEDRFTPAKRVALALAHLIRTQFPGDSLHLVLFHDSAEEMPLSQLARVQVGPYYTNTREGLRLAQRILSRQKKDMRQIVMITDGKPSALTLEDGRIYKNAFGLDPLVVSQTLAEVAKCRRSGILVNTFMLATDYSLVHFVQKVTEICRGKAYFTTPYNLGQYLLMDYMQRKTRHIH